The DNA segment attaactaaaatatgaaataggattaatcattatttattcttttttatatacaagggtaaaattgtaatctcacaaactttactattcaaaataatttataatattcttacaactatcacatcactcacagtATTTGCCCGTAGAGGATGTGCCCGTAGAGCCAACAGACGGCATAGAAGGAGTGTTTGATGATGTGTCTGAAGGAGTGTCACTAGATTGGAATTGAACAGCAGGTGATCGTGGGACGTAGTCATCTGCCTCCTCAAAGTTCGGTTGTTCGGGGATATAATCCATAGTATTCTCCCCAAGGTTGACACTGAAATTGGTCATGTCAGGAGGTGAATTCATGTCACGGGCTATGCTCACCCGACTTTCCGTAGCTCTATCATTAGACCACAACTCCTCCATGAGGTCATAATGGCGAATGGGATTGAAACGCCATTTTGCCCTGATGGTTTGGCCTACATACATTTCACATATTAGTATATCATGCGAAATGTGAAGTTAAATGTAATTGTTACGTAAAAAAGTACTTATCATTGTACCTTAATCAGCTCACTCCAAACTTCGTCCTCGGCTTCAAAAAGTTTGGTGGTCTGGTTCCATGCGAAACCACTTAATCCACCAAACAAATCATGGATTTCCCTCCACCTGTCCTTCAGGCTTTTCTGCCGGTTcttcacattatttttcttaagacCCGATAAACCAGCCT comes from the Phaseolus vulgaris cultivar G19833 chromosome 8, P. vulgaris v2.0, whole genome shotgun sequence genome and includes:
- the LOC137825313 gene encoding uncharacterized protein → MDRGKNVASYSSGSYREFTKWKADMNLILLNAMIDEVRKGCRIDGSWTTQGYTNIVMALNEAGLSGLKKNNVKNRQKSLKDRWREIHDLFGGLSGFAWNQTTKLFEAEDEVWSQTIRAKWRFNPIRHYDLMEELWSNDRATESRVSIARDMNSPPDMTNFSVNLGENTMDYIPEQPNFEEADDYVPRSPAVQFQSSDTPSDTSSNTPSMPSVGSTGTSSTGKYCE